In Calothrix sp. PCC 7507, one DNA window encodes the following:
- a CDS encoding response regulator yields MLPEQQQRILGYFIEEARDHLNTIEQGLLNLESTLNDPEMINEVFRAAHSIKGGAAMLGLSSIQHTSHRLEDHFKVLKENPVQVDQKLESLFLGVSDTLKALLENLSGPFGLSEETANTLMSETEPVFKWLNEHLELLVQQGNSEVACNIPATEIHPDSTENHGTITQLFLERDFSGVEEEAPQVAVETASSTVIEDKQSKANWGEFQTQVLQTLREMLQLFKQNTTPATRQNLQECCHQLMQLGEVSNLPNWCNLCQGTADAITNPENTYLTLAKIVITEIKQALELVLQGMDSEIAISQQLKALLASPKVDSLDRTSDLSAESSLLTNTIKTTDNFVTDAQNTIASLSELSQPLNPDTDIQTARENTAETSLFLNSLSDDENDTPISYSSTDSKGPVVGIAELNTLADLFEGETPELDETWQQEEILDINPNNQLGINLDSNDTDDADSDLADFLLFDEETNSDEQQANTATTADLNLLFGDNLLEPENQENAESLSSTSDLSNISNLNINLNSSSDEILREFSQASHDTWQPPIEIPAQDVVEDLLGLELLDEPQQLSSIEIPAQDVVEDLLGLELLDEPQQLSIGEISQPEIDPVASVELSTNQQSSFDNLFSEPANVNLEEEITTNQDVKLNLNISQQESLSLDNLFAEIEENTLLSTGESEIGDLFGTPSPKTTDFSDNVDDQNNFWNEQFAAEQQQELSLIVEQDIAKELEESLFTAAAANDFFGDSQQPISSPTPSLDLDEFDANIPQLEQSLDLIFTSDDEDDLFADLTLDNSIIPSVVSHHESSATAGRLLQSGNSSQNQPPETLDFLPEFTNQPTETDSHLEIDLFKSIDENSDPNSQVLFEDIDIDKSTYIQLHDVLATENSLDIGVGETFSSQELLTESESLDTEIASTLENPQELDLFDDLLVNETINVSVEETFSIQELPTNTEVTETVIDVAETNIIDRGELSLVDDLLTDEKSHLDAVNHQEELLTNIRINEFVDTAIAEPENVVASNLNQETAFLLDGLEEAADLSAPFLDVFATDKDVSITNEENAAIFHELEVASTLPPQEEEEVTSENDTYFQDEFADLEALLGEELAPSPKENSIPEEDFAALEALLGGDNEQEKPVAPAPVYSQQFKPAATQNNISKVVTSLDMGDEFSDLEKLLAEADQTISYSPSVKSNTNKIPRPSTRRAGRFEETMKVPVKQLDDMSNLVGELVVNRNTLEQDHERLRQSLDNLLIQVQQLSDVGARMQELYERSLLEASLLASRKSRDIPVPSSDFNTDRGFSELEMDRFTPFHTLSQEMIEMIVRVRESASDIDFVTEETERVARQFRQVTTQLQEGLTRARMVPFSQAIDRLRRGIRDNAIKCGKQVELVVEGENTLIDKMILDHLTDPLTHMLNNAIAHGIETPEIRQAAGKPPVGEITIRAFHQGNQTVISVGDDGAGIDPAQVKAKALKLGMITADVAKTMTHVDVYDLLFQSGFSIKDQADEISGRGVGMDVVRSEISEIRGTVNTDSAIGKGTTFTIRLPLTLSICKALCCVSDKARIAFPMDGVEDTLDIPLKNIQQTADGQSFISWRDTTLPFRPLKELLAFNRHISRGNVYGGNRDDDMVSVVVVRSANNLIALQIDLVLSEQEIVIKQFEGPAPKPIGVAGATVLGDGRIMPIADVLEIMDIFQGRMSRQNSNSWQQKNIPIDIPVVKIDPTVLIVDDSITVRELLSLTFNKAGYRVEQARDGQEAWDKLRSGLPCDIVFCDIEMPRCDGLELLSRIQKDSSLNHLPIAMLTSRGADKHRQMAIQLGASGYFTKPYLEEALLEAAARMLKGEKLINSASV; encoded by the coding sequence ATGCTGCCGGAACAACAACAGCGCATTTTGGGTTACTTTATTGAAGAAGCAAGAGATCACCTGAACACAATTGAGCAGGGGTTGCTGAATCTCGAAAGTACCCTGAACGACCCAGAAATGATCAACGAAGTCTTCCGGGCGGCTCACTCCATTAAAGGAGGAGCTGCGATGCTTGGTTTGAGTAGCATCCAGCATACATCTCATCGGTTGGAAGATCATTTTAAAGTCCTCAAAGAGAATCCAGTTCAGGTTGACCAAAAGCTAGAATCTCTGTTTCTCGGTGTATCTGATACCCTGAAAGCGCTGTTGGAGAATTTGAGTGGTCCGTTTGGTTTGTCGGAAGAGACAGCTAATACTCTGATGTCAGAGACTGAACCAGTCTTTAAATGGTTGAATGAGCATCTCGAACTATTAGTGCAACAAGGTAACTCGGAAGTAGCATGTAATATTCCAGCCACAGAAATACACCCAGACTCTACAGAAAATCATGGTACGATTACACAACTTTTTCTGGAACGGGATTTCTCAGGAGTGGAAGAAGAAGCCCCACAGGTTGCTGTGGAAACGGCTTCTTCTACAGTTATAGAAGACAAGCAATCAAAAGCTAATTGGGGTGAGTTTCAAACCCAGGTATTACAAACCCTGCGGGAAATGTTGCAACTGTTTAAACAAAACACAACACCCGCAACTCGACAAAATCTTCAAGAATGCTGTCATCAGTTAATGCAACTCGGTGAAGTCTCGAATTTGCCGAATTGGTGTAATTTATGTCAAGGGACAGCAGATGCGATCACTAATCCTGAAAATACATATCTCACTTTAGCCAAAATTGTCATTACAGAAATTAAACAAGCTCTGGAATTAGTCCTCCAAGGAATGGATTCTGAGATTGCAATTAGTCAACAACTAAAAGCACTTTTGGCAAGTCCAAAAGTTGATTCGTTAGACAGAACCTCTGATCTATCAGCAGAATCAAGCTTATTGACTAACACTATTAAAACAACAGATAATTTTGTCACTGATGCTCAAAACACTATAGCGAGCCTATCGGAGCTATCACAACCGCTTAACCCAGATACAGATATTCAAACAGCAAGGGAAAATACCGCTGAAACTTCTCTGTTTCTCAATTCCTTGTCTGACGATGAAAATGATACACCCATTTCCTATAGCAGTACTGACTCTAAGGGTCCAGTAGTCGGAATAGCTGAGTTAAATACTCTTGCTGATTTATTTGAAGGAGAGACTCCAGAGCTAGATGAAACTTGGCAACAAGAAGAAATACTAGATATTAATCCTAACAATCAATTGGGCATCAATCTCGACAGCAACGATACTGATGATGCTGATAGCGATTTAGCTGATTTCCTATTATTTGATGAAGAAACAAATAGTGACGAGCAGCAAGCAAACACTGCGACAACAGCAGATTTAAATCTACTATTTGGAGACAACTTATTAGAACCAGAAAATCAAGAGAACGCAGAATCCCTGTCTTCTACAAGCGACCTGAGCAATATTTCAAATCTTAATATCAATCTAAATTCATCTAGTGACGAAATTTTACGAGAATTTTCGCAAGCTTCCCATGATACATGGCAGCCTCCTATAGAGATTCCCGCACAAGATGTCGTAGAAGATTTATTAGGATTGGAACTGCTAGATGAACCTCAACAACTGTCTTCTATAGAGATTCCCGCACAAGATGTCGTAGAAGATTTATTAGGATTGGAACTGCTAGATGAACCTCAACAACTGTCTATAGGGGAAATAAGTCAACCAGAAATTGATCCTGTTGCTAGTGTAGAACTATCCACCAACCAACAAAGCAGTTTTGATAACTTATTTTCAGAACCTGCCAATGTAAATCTGGAGGAGGAAATTACTACTAATCAAGATGTAAAATTAAATCTTAATATTTCTCAACAAGAGAGCTTATCTTTAGACAATTTATTTGCTGAAATAGAAGAGAATACGTTACTATCTACGGGCGAATCAGAGATAGGAGATTTATTTGGTACTCCATCGCCAAAAACAACGGATTTCTCTGATAATGTTGACGATCAGAACAACTTTTGGAACGAACAATTTGCAGCGGAGCAACAGCAAGAATTATCCCTTATTGTTGAGCAGGATATAGCTAAAGAATTAGAGGAGAGTTTATTTACAGCCGCAGCGGCTAATGACTTTTTTGGTGATAGTCAGCAACCAATATCCTCCCCAACACCGAGTTTAGATTTGGATGAGTTCGACGCCAATATCCCGCAGCTAGAACAATCACTCGATTTGATATTTACATCAGATGACGAGGATGATTTATTTGCAGACTTAACACTCGATAACTCAATAATTCCTTCTGTTGTTAGTCATCATGAATCATCTGCAACTGCAGGACGGCTTCTACAGTCTGGAAACTCTTCTCAAAACCAGCCTCCAGAAACGTTGGATTTCCTCCCAGAATTTACCAATCAACCTACAGAAACAGATTCTCATCTAGAAATTGATTTGTTCAAGAGTATTGACGAAAATAGTGACCCGAATTCACAAGTCCTGTTTGAAGATATAGATATTGATAAATCAACTTATATTCAACTGCATGATGTCTTAGCAACAGAAAATTCTCTTGATATCGGTGTTGGGGAAACTTTTAGTTCACAAGAATTACTAACTGAATCAGAAAGTTTAGATACTGAAATAGCGTCTACCTTAGAAAATCCTCAAGAATTAGATCTATTTGACGATTTATTGGTAAATGAAACGATAAATGTCAGTGTTGAAGAAACTTTTAGTATCCAAGAATTACCAACCAATACAGAAGTAACAGAAACAGTTATTGATGTCGCGGAAACAAATATTATTGACAGAGGTGAATTGTCTTTAGTTGATGATTTATTAACAGATGAAAAATCTCATTTAGATGCAGTAAATCACCAAGAAGAGTTATTGACAAATATACGGATTAATGAGTTCGTAGACACGGCGATCGCCGAACCAGAAAATGTAGTTGCATCTAATTTAAATCAGGAAACTGCATTCCTATTAGATGGATTAGAGGAAGCAGCGGATTTATCGGCACCTTTCTTAGATGTATTTGCTACAGATAAAGATGTATCAATAACTAATGAGGAAAATGCTGCTATTTTCCATGAATTAGAAGTAGCATCAACACTTCCCCCGCAAGAAGAGGAAGAAGTTACTTCAGAAAATGATACCTATTTCCAAGACGAATTTGCAGACTTGGAAGCATTACTAGGAGAAGAATTAGCACCCAGCCCTAAAGAAAATTCTATACCAGAAGAAGATTTTGCCGCTTTAGAAGCACTATTGGGTGGAGACAATGAACAGGAAAAACCTGTTGCACCTGCACCTGTATACTCACAACAATTTAAACCAGCTGCTACTCAAAACAATATCAGCAAAGTTGTGACATCACTGGATATGGGTGATGAATTTAGTGATTTGGAGAAGCTGCTGGCAGAAGCAGATCAAACGATATCATACTCGCCCAGTGTAAAATCAAACACCAACAAAATCCCACGTCCCTCGACTCGTCGGGCTGGGAGATTTGAAGAAACGATGAAAGTGCCAGTTAAGCAACTGGACGATATGAGCAATTTGGTTGGGGAATTGGTGGTAAACCGCAATACCTTAGAGCAGGATCACGAACGTCTGCGACAGTCACTAGATAACTTACTGATTCAGGTGCAGCAGCTCTCAGATGTGGGTGCAAGGATGCAAGAATTATATGAGCGATCGCTACTCGAAGCCTCTCTTCTCGCTAGCCGTAAAAGTAGAGACATCCCTGTCCCATCCTCAGATTTCAATACAGACAGGGGTTTTAGTGAGTTAGAAATGGATCGGTTCACTCCCTTCCATACCCTATCTCAAGAAATGATTGAAATGATTGTGCGGGTACGGGAGTCGGCTAGTGACATTGATTTTGTCACCGAAGAAACCGAACGAGTAGCCCGCCAGTTCCGACAAGTAACCACCCAACTACAAGAGGGACTAACACGAGCGAGAATGGTGCCCTTTTCCCAAGCGATTGACCGTTTGCGGCGAGGAATACGCGACAATGCCATTAAGTGTGGCAAACAAGTAGAGTTGGTGGTTGAAGGTGAGAATACCTTGATTGACAAGATGATTTTAGATCATCTCACCGATCCATTGACTCATATGCTCAACAATGCGATCGCTCACGGTATTGAAACTCCAGAAATTCGCCAAGCCGCTGGTAAACCACCTGTGGGAGAAATCACCATTCGCGCCTTCCACCAAGGGAATCAAACTGTGATTTCTGTGGGTGATGACGGCGCAGGTATCGATCCAGCACAGGTAAAAGCTAAAGCGTTGAAGTTGGGGATGATTACAGCAGATGTAGCCAAAACCATGACCCATGTAGATGTCTACGATTTGCTGTTCCAATCTGGTTTTAGTATCAAAGATCAAGCAGATGAAATATCTGGGCGCGGTGTGGGGATGGATGTAGTGCGCTCAGAAATTAGCGAAATTCGCGGGACAGTAAATACTGATTCGGCGATCGGGAAAGGTACCACATTTACAATTCGTCTACCACTAACCCTGAGTATTTGTAAAGCCCTGTGCTGTGTTTCAGATAAAGCGAGAATTGCTTTCCCGATGGACGGTGTGGAAGATACCTTAGATATCCCACTCAAAAATATCCAGCAGACTGCTGATGGACAATCATTTATTTCTTGGCGAGATACAACCCTACCATTCCGTCCCTTGAAGGAACTTTTAGCCTTCAATCGTCATATCAGTCGCGGTAATGTTTATGGTGGCAACCGAGATGATGATATGGTGTCTGTGGTTGTAGTGCGATCGGCAAATAACCTGATAGCCTTACAAATTGACTTGGTGTTGAGTGAACAAGAAATTGTGATTAAGCAATTTGAAGGGCCAGCACCTAAACCCATCGGTGTGGCTGGTGCGACAGTCCTAGGCGATGGTCGGATTATGCCGATCGCTGATGTACTGGAAATTATGGACATCTTCCAAGGACGGATGTCTAGACAAAATAGCAACTCTTGGCAGCAGAAAAATATCCCCATCGACATTCCTGTTGTGAAGATTGACCCCACAGTATTAATTGTTGATGACTCAATTACAGTCCGGGAGTTACTCTCCTTGACCTTTAACAAAGCAGGTTATCGCGTCGAACAAGCGCGTGATGGACAAGAAGCTTGGGATAAACTCCGCTCTGGTTTGCCTTGCGATATCGTCTTTTGCGATATAGAAATGCCTCGTTGCGATGGTCTGGAGTTGCTCTCTCGCATCCAGAAAGACTCCAGCCTCAATCACTTACCGATTGCAATGCTCACCTCGCGGGGTGCGGATAAGCACAGACAAATGGCAATTCAACTCGGTGCTAGTGGCTACTTTACCAAGCCATATCTGGAAGAAGCGCTACTCGAAGCCGCAGCGCGAATGCTCAAAGGAGAGAAACTCATTAACAGCGCTAGTGTTTAG
- a CDS encoding prolyl oligopeptidase family protein, translating to MPDSPKRLAYPPSHKSNQVDNYHGVTVADPYRWLENPDSPETKTWIDAENQVTAAYLEGIPARDKIKQRLTKLWDYEKYGIPFKEGESLQDGSSDRYFYFKNDGLQNQSVLYTLKTLDASPKVLLDPNKLSEDGTIALSGLSISKNAQLLAYGLSTSGSDWQEWKVRDIETGKDLPDHLQWIKFSGVSWTHDHQGFFYSRYDEPSAKTKLEDVNYYQKLYYHKLGTPQSADKLIYHRHDQKEWGFNGDVTEDGHYLIISVWLGTNPKNLIFYKDLTNPNAEVVELINNFEADYSFVENDDSTFYFRTDSNAPRGRLIAIDTKKPAPENWREIIPQSAETLESIGILNNQFVADYLKDARSQIKIFDLTGNFVREIELPGIGSAGGFDGKRHDTETFYSFTSFNTPNTIYRYNMVTGKSEVFRQPKVDFNPADYETKQVFYPSKDGTQIPMFITYKKGIKLDGNNPTYLYGYGGFNASMTPSFSVSLLVWLEMGGVYAMPNIRGGGEYGEEWHQAGMKEKKQNVFDDFIAAAEWLIKNKYTKTEKLAIAGGSNGGLLVGACMTQRPDLFAAALPAVGVMDMLRFHKFTIGWAWTSEYGSSDNPEEFKTLYAYSPLHNLKPNTAYPATLITTADHDDRVVPAHSFKFAATLQAAQSGDAPVLIRIETKAGHGGGKPTAKVIEEAADKWAFLVRTLNVEV from the coding sequence ATGCCTGATTCTCCAAAACGCCTTGCTTACCCACCTAGCCATAAAAGCAATCAAGTCGATAACTACCACGGTGTAACAGTCGCAGATCCTTACCGCTGGTTAGAAAACCCTGACTCGCCAGAAACAAAAACTTGGATTGATGCAGAAAATCAAGTCACTGCTGCATACCTTGAGGGGATTCCAGCTAGAGACAAAATTAAACAACGCCTGACTAAACTTTGGGATTATGAAAAGTATGGTATCCCATTTAAAGAAGGCGAATCTTTACAAGATGGTTCTAGCGATCGCTACTTTTATTTCAAAAACGATGGACTGCAAAATCAAAGCGTCCTTTATACCCTCAAAACTCTCGACGCATCCCCCAAAGTTTTACTCGACCCCAACAAACTTTCAGAAGATGGGACTATTGCCCTTTCTGGATTGTCCATTAGCAAAAATGCTCAACTTTTAGCTTACGGTTTATCCACTTCTGGTTCTGATTGGCAAGAATGGAAAGTCCGCGATATTGAAACTGGTAAAGATTTACCAGACCATCTCCAGTGGATTAAATTCTCTGGTGTATCGTGGACACACGATCATCAAGGCTTTTTCTACAGTCGTTATGATGAACCAAGTGCAAAAACTAAATTAGAAGATGTTAACTATTATCAAAAGCTTTACTATCACAAATTAGGCACTCCTCAATCAGCAGATAAATTAATTTACCATCGTCATGACCAGAAAGAATGGGGCTTTAATGGTGATGTCACTGAAGATGGACACTATTTAATAATTTCAGTTTGGCTGGGAACTAACCCCAAAAACTTGATCTTCTACAAAGATTTAACTAATCCCAATGCTGAAGTAGTAGAACTAATCAACAACTTTGAGGCAGATTACAGCTTTGTGGAAAATGATGATAGTACTTTCTATTTTCGCACAGACTCAAATGCACCACGCGGTAGACTTATTGCTATTGATACCAAGAAACCAGCACCAGAAAATTGGCGAGAAATCATTCCTCAATCTGCGGAAACTTTAGAAAGTATCGGCATACTTAATAACCAATTTGTAGCAGATTATCTTAAAGATGCTCGCAGCCAAATCAAAATTTTTGACCTCACAGGAAATTTTGTGAGGGAAATAGAATTACCAGGAATTGGTTCGGCTGGAGGCTTTGATGGCAAGCGTCACGACACTGAAACATTTTATAGCTTTACTAGCTTTAATACACCAAATACAATCTATCGCTACAACATGGTGACGGGAAAAAGTGAAGTTTTCCGTCAACCGAAGGTAGATTTTAATCCGGCTGATTACGAGACAAAACAAGTCTTTTATCCGAGCAAAGACGGTACACAAATACCGATGTTTATCACCTATAAAAAAGGGATTAAACTTGATGGCAATAACCCCACCTATCTTTATGGTTATGGTGGTTTTAATGCTTCAATGACACCTAGTTTTTCTGTGAGTCTTTTGGTGTGGCTAGAGATGGGCGGTGTCTATGCTATGCCAAATATTCGTGGTGGTGGGGAATATGGTGAAGAATGGCATCAAGCAGGGATGAAGGAGAAAAAGCAGAATGTTTTTGACGACTTTATTGCAGCCGCTGAGTGGCTAATTAAGAATAAGTATACTAAGACCGAGAAGTTAGCGATCGCTGGCGGTAGCAACGGCGGCTTATTAGTCGGTGCTTGTATGACTCAGCGTCCCGATTTATTTGCTGCGGCTTTACCAGCTGTCGGCGTGATGGATATGTTGCGGTTCCATAAATTTACCATCGGCTGGGCTTGGACTTCTGAATATGGTTCGTCAGATAATCCAGAGGAATTTAAAACACTTTATGCCTATTCACCACTGCACAACCTGAAACCAAATACAGCTTATCCAGCAACCTTAATTACCACAGCCGATCATGACGATCGCGTTGTCCCTGCCCATAGTTTCAAATTTGCGGCTACTTTGCAAGCGGCTCAATCAGGTGATGCACCTGTGTTAATTAGAATTGAGACTAAGGCAGGACATGGTGGCGGTAAACCCACAGCAAAAGTTATCGAAGAAGCAGCAGATAAATGGGCTTTTTTAGTGCGTACTTTGAATGTGGAAGTTTAG
- a CDS encoding pitrilysin family protein — protein sequence MKLRLYMLIGFFLSLLLSVVPLSSTLINAATPTAVTPVSGAALTQGVQKTLLGNGLTVLTKEVHTTPVVSVQVWYKVGSRNEGKGENGISHQLEHLMFKGTKERPVQFGRLFSALGSQFNAFTSYDETVYFGTVQRDKLQALLTLEADRMENALIGTEQLKSEKRVVISELQGYENSPGYRLDRAIMRVAFPDRTYGLPVGGTKADVEKFTLEQVRNYYQTYYSPENATLVITGDFTTAPVLKVVKETFGKLQQRTKGKTTPPLPVVTTPTAKKAPIVLKQPGSAALLQAVYPLPDIQHPDVPAIDLMDTILTGGRSSRLYQALVESGLASSVSAGAAELIEPGWYEINATAAPGQELSKIAQELQSSLTKLQQQPVTLEELNRAKTQLQASFILGNQDITSQASQLGYNQTIAGDYHYIEKYLSAIAKVTPQDVQRVAKTYLNPAQQTIGFFEPTQLDGKPGTSGGSGRTVENFSPGKPVDPAELAKYLPPTTSATTVNKQPLPEKFTLANGLRVLLLTDKSVPTINLSGQIDAGSEFDGNQKAGLANLTANNLLNGTKTQNALTLAKTLEDRGASLDFSASREGVNISGQGLSADLPLLINTLANVVQDATFPADQLELSRQRALTSLKVQLDDPSGLGRRVFQQAIYPENHPFYSFPTAESLKNITREDLRRFYQEHYRPDTTTIALVGDFEPVKVKALLNQTFGKWQTTGKPPVLNLPSVKLPSTLTRLNKVIPGKAEAVTYIGYSGISRKDPRFYAALVLNQILGGDTLSSRLGTEVRDRLGLTYGIYSGFAAGINPGPFLIQMQTAPGDTQKAIASTLALLKQLREQGVTEAELNTAKRSISNSYPVELANPSDVASIILNNSVYGLAQAEIQEFPRHIEAVTPEQVQQAIQELIKPENLVIVTAGPGETVVPKGS from the coding sequence ATGAAGCTACGCTTATACATGCTTATAGGATTTTTCCTCAGTCTTCTCCTCAGTGTTGTGCCGCTTTCTAGCACTTTGATTAATGCGGCTACACCTACAGCAGTTACACCTGTATCTGGTGCTGCTCTCACCCAAGGGGTGCAAAAAACATTACTGGGAAATGGTTTAACTGTACTCACCAAAGAAGTCCATACCACCCCAGTGGTGAGTGTACAGGTTTGGTATAAAGTTGGCTCACGCAATGAGGGGAAAGGAGAAAATGGCATCTCCCACCAATTAGAGCATTTAATGTTCAAAGGTACGAAGGAGCGTCCAGTGCAGTTTGGCAGGCTCTTTAGTGCTTTAGGCAGTCAATTCAATGCTTTTACCAGCTATGACGAAACGGTATACTTCGGCACAGTGCAGCGAGATAAACTGCAAGCACTGCTAACCCTAGAAGCCGATCGCATGGAAAATGCTTTAATTGGCACTGAGCAACTCAAGAGCGAAAAACGGGTGGTAATCTCTGAGTTACAGGGTTACGAAAATTCACCAGGCTATCGTTTGGATCGGGCTATCATGCGAGTTGCTTTCCCTGATCGTACCTACGGTTTACCTGTGGGCGGAACAAAAGCTGATGTGGAAAAATTCACCCTAGAGCAGGTGCGGAATTACTACCAAACCTACTACAGTCCAGAAAATGCCACGTTGGTAATTACAGGGGACTTTACCACAGCACCAGTACTTAAAGTAGTTAAAGAAACCTTCGGGAAACTACAGCAAAGAACCAAAGGAAAAACAACTCCACCCTTACCCGTTGTTACTACCCCAACTGCTAAAAAAGCGCCGATTGTTTTAAAACAGCCAGGAAGTGCAGCACTCCTGCAAGCTGTGTATCCTTTACCAGATATTCAGCATCCTGATGTACCAGCGATCGATCTGATGGATACTATCCTCACAGGTGGACGCAGTTCTAGGCTTTATCAAGCTTTGGTGGAATCAGGACTGGCTAGCTCAGTTAGTGCTGGTGCGGCGGAACTGATTGAACCAGGTTGGTACGAAATTAACGCTACGGCGGCTCCAGGTCAAGAGTTAAGTAAAATTGCTCAAGAACTCCAATCATCCTTGACAAAACTGCAACAGCAACCAGTTACCTTAGAAGAGTTAAACCGCGCGAAGACACAACTACAAGCTTCCTTTATACTGGGTAATCAGGATATTACCAGTCAGGCTAGCCAACTGGGGTACAACCAAACGATCGCAGGGGATTATCACTACATCGAAAAGTATCTGAGTGCGATCGCCAAAGTCACCCCACAAGATGTGCAGCGGGTAGCGAAAACTTACCTCAATCCAGCTCAACAAACCATCGGCTTTTTTGAGCCGACTCAACTAGATGGTAAACCAGGAACTTCCGGTGGTTCTGGCCGCACTGTGGAAAACTTTAGTCCTGGTAAACCTGTAGATCCAGCAGAACTTGCCAAATACCTTCCTCCTACAACTTCGGCTACGACTGTTAACAAACAGCCATTACCAGAGAAATTTACCTTAGCAAATGGGTTGCGGGTACTCCTGTTAACTGACAAAAGTGTCCCCACAATTAACCTCAGTGGACAAATTGACGCTGGGAGTGAGTTTGATGGGAATCAAAAAGCTGGACTAGCAAATCTCACTGCTAACAACTTATTGAATGGGACGAAAACTCAAAATGCTTTGACTTTAGCGAAAACCTTAGAAGATCGGGGAGCGAGTCTAGACTTTTCAGCTAGTCGTGAAGGGGTTAATATTAGTGGTCAGGGATTGTCAGCAGACTTACCGTTATTAATTAATACTCTGGCAAATGTGGTACAAGATGCCACCTTCCCCGCTGATCAGCTAGAACTAAGTCGTCAACGAGCGTTGACAAGTCTGAAAGTGCAGCTAGATGATCCCAGTGGATTAGGGAGACGAGTATTTCAACAAGCAATTTACCCAGAAAATCATCCGTTTTACAGCTTTCCCACAGCCGAAAGCTTAAAAAATATTACCCGTGAAGATTTGCGCCGCTTCTACCAAGAACACTACCGTCCTGATACAACAACGATCGCCCTGGTGGGTGATTTTGAGCCAGTCAAGGTGAAAGCGTTGCTCAATCAGACTTTTGGTAAATGGCAAACCACAGGTAAACCGCCGGTTCTGAATCTACCAAGTGTCAAATTACCGTCAACTCTCACCCGTTTAAACAAAGTCATTCCCGGTAAGGCAGAAGCTGTGACTTACATCGGCTACAGTGGTATCTCACGCAAAGATCCACGTTTCTATGCGGCTTTAGTATTGAATCAGATTTTGGGTGGTGATACCTTATCTAGCCGTTTGGGTACAGAAGTACGCGATCGCCTGGGTTTAACTTATGGTATTTACAGCGGGTTCGCCGCAGGAATCAATCCCGGCCCCTTCTTGATTCAGATGCAAACTGCTCCCGGAGATACACAAAAAGCGATCGCTAGTACCCTGGCTTTACTCAAGCAGCTGCGTGAGCAAGGCGTGACTGAGGCAGAATTAAATACTGCGAAACGCTCCATCTCCAACAGCTACCCCGTAGAATTAGCTAATCCTAGTGATGTAGCCAGCATCATTTTAAACAACAGTGTCTACGGACTTGCACAAGCGGAAATCCAAGAGTTTCCCCGACACATTGAAGCTGTAACCCCAGAGCAAGTACAGCAAGCAATCCAGGAGTTAATTAAGCCAGAAAATCTGGTGATTGTCACCGCTGGGCCTGGAGAGACTGTTGTACCCAAAGGTAGCTGA